A window of Mycolicibacterium madagascariense genomic DNA:
ACCGCCCCCTGCTCGAACCCCTGGGCCTGACGCACCCGCAGTACCTGGCGATGCTCGCACTGTGGGAACACCGCACCTCGGATCGACCGCCGCTGACCGTCAAGCAGATCGCCGTTGCGCTGCAGATGGATTCGGCCACGCTGTCGCCGATGCTCAAGCGGCTAGAGGCGCTCGGTCTGATCACGCGCACCCGCAGTTCCTCCGACGAGCGAGCCACCCACGTCGAGTTGACGGCTGACGGGCGAGCCCTGCGCACGCGGGCGTTGGAGATCCCGCCGGCGGTCGTCGCACGACTCGGCGTCGCGATGACCGAGCTCGAGGAACTGCGCAGCGTGCTGACCCGAATCAACGCCGCCGCGCTCGCGGCCGACGCTGCCGCCGTCTGATCGAGGAGGACCCATGACCGACCGCCCCAACCCCCTGCAGTACCTCGGCTACTCCTACGGCCGGCGGTTGCCCGCCTCGATGAAGGAGTGGGTCGCCCACGATCTGGCCGATTACGGCGCGGTGCGCAGGCACATGATCCGGATGGCCATCCCGCCGTTGCTCGTCCTCGCGCCGCTGTGGCTGCTGCCTGCGTCGCTCTACGTGCACCTGGAGATGACGGTGCCGATCTACGTCTGGGCGCTGCTGATGTCGATGGCGCTCAACAAGATCTGGCGGCGTCACCGGCTCGCG
This region includes:
- a CDS encoding MarR family winged helix-turn-helix transcriptional regulator; translation: MTTDVLALERQVCFALAVTNRAVLAVYRPLLEPLGLTHPQYLAMLALWEHRTSDRPPLTVKQIAVALQMDSATLSPMLKRLEALGLITRTRSSSDERATHVELTADGRALRTRALEIPPAVVARLGVAMTELEELRSVLTRINAAALAADAAAV
- a CDS encoding DUF5313 domain-containing protein codes for the protein MTDRPNPLQYLGYSYGRRLPASMKEWVAHDLADYGAVRRHMIRMAIPPLLVLAPLWLLPASLYVHLEMTVPIYVWALLMSMALNKIWRRHRLAQHGLDPNLVDAIRRQRDARLHEDYVRRFGPRPESAKFQANSSPF